A DNA window from Nerophis lumbriciformis linkage group LG03, RoL_Nlum_v2.1, whole genome shotgun sequence contains the following coding sequences:
- the lg03h5orf24 gene encoding UPF0461 protein C5orf24 homolog, whose amino-acid sequence MMRQVTSGDFCMNARPSCLAEDGHLPAAHFDLCATQPNKFYPPPPPPSLQMTLAPMALPAHSHKALVCPRQDVLGGELHSPVKDGEPAAVTVTVGDDGKKKKKGGGGKTGRRGRPPGTTKLAGYRTSTGRPLGTTRAAGFKTSPGRPLGTTRAAGYKVSPGRPPGSIKGLSRLNKLTYGGTCSGAAFPYPLPHKDILCEPSCEDKSPTH is encoded by the coding sequence ATGATGCGTCAGGTGACAAGCGGCGACTTCTGCATGAACGCGCGGCCGTCGTGCCTGGCGGAGGACGGCCACCTCCCGGCCGCGCACTTTGACCTCTGCGCCACGCAGCCCAACAAGTTCTACCCTCCTCCGCCGCCGCCGTCGCTCCAGATGACGCTCGCACCCATGGCGCTGCCCGCCCATAGCCACAAGGCCCTGGTGTGCCCCAGACAGGACGTCCTCGGGGGCGAGCTGCACTCGCCCGTCAAAGACGGCGAGCCGGCCGCCGTGACGGTGACGGTCGGCGACGAcggcaaaaagaagaagaagggcggcGGCGGGAAGACGGGCCGGAGGGGGCGCCCACCGGGCACCACCAAGCTGGCGGGCTACAGGACCAGCACGGGGCGCCCCCTCGGCACCACCAGGGCCGCCGGCTTTAAGACCAGCCCGGGCCGGCCGCTGGGCACCACCAGAGCGGCGGGCTACAAGGTGAGCCCCGGGCGGCCCCCCGGCAGCATCAAGGGCCTCTCCCGCCTCAACAAACTGACGTACGGCGGCACCTGCAGCGGGGCCGCCTTCCCTTACCCTCTCCCCCACAAGGACATCCTGTGTGAACCCTCGTGCGAGGACAAGAGTCCTACCCACTAA